One window from the genome of Bacteroidota bacterium encodes:
- a CDS encoding TolC family protein, whose translation MKIRLIRLLVALAVVAGLYLPANAQEATKFSIKEAVEYAKKNNLSLQKTRIDEKLSNQKVKEILASGLPQISAGASYTNNIQIATQRLPNFINDALPPGSPRGPEYINAQFGLANSLTVNGQLNQLIFDGTYFLGVKAAQEYVEMSTLATQQTEIEIEINTIKAYYSVLMADERIEQLSASLRSLDSTLFTMSAMAIQGFAEAVDTTRIALSRSNLAIQKARLEDQRKVMLNVLKLQMGFDMSKDIQLTETSETLEAKMKVLNVDANGNISARPEYKILEQQIKLGILDKRRYQVGYYPTLNGFISHQQNTFASKGELSQLGNPWFPGTSWGLTLHVPIFTGFRQRSFIQQADLRLQQYQITKTQFEQSYQNEVFTARTSYLRALESYNLQKKNMELATEIKRIAKIKLQEGLGTSLEYTTAETESNTTETNLLIALYELMVSELEYRKATGGKILE comes from the coding sequence ATGAAAATAAGACTAATACGGCTTTTGGTAGCGCTTGCGGTTGTTGCGGGCCTATACCTGCCCGCCAATGCGCAGGAGGCCACCAAGTTTTCGATTAAGGAGGCGGTTGAATACGCCAAGAAAAACAACCTTTCGTTACAAAAAACCCGCATTGATGAAAAACTTTCTAACCAAAAGGTAAAAGAAATTTTGGCTAGCGGGTTGCCACAAATAAGTGCAGGAGCCAGCTATACCAACAACATACAAATAGCTACCCAAAGGCTTCCCAACTTTATAAACGATGCGTTGCCTCCCGGCTCGCCTCGCGGCCCAGAGTACATCAATGCTCAATTTGGTTTAGCCAACTCATTAACTGTGAATGGCCAACTAAACCAGTTGATTTTTGACGGTACCTATTTCTTAGGTGTAAAAGCGGCTCAAGAGTATGTTGAAATGAGCACATTGGCTACTCAACAAACTGAGATTGAGATAGAAATAAACACCATTAAGGCCTACTACTCAGTGCTAATGGCTGATGAACGTATTGAGCAATTATCTGCCAGCTTGCGTAGTCTTGATTCAACGTTGTTTACCATGAGCGCCATGGCAATACAAGGTTTTGCAGAAGCGGTTGATACTACCCGTATTGCGCTTTCACGCTCAAATCTTGCAATACAAAAAGCAAGGTTAGAAGACCAACGTAAAGTGATGTTGAATGTATTAAAACTTCAAATGGGTTTTGATATGAGCAAAGACATCCAGCTTACTGAAACCAGCGAAACCCTTGAAGCCAAAATGAAGGTGTTGAACGTAGATGCAAATGGTAACATTAGCGCCCGCCCCGAGTATAAAATACTTGAACAACAAATTAAGTTAGGCATATTGGATAAACGCCGTTATCAGGTAGGCTACTACCCTACGTTAAATGGTTTTATCAGCCACCAACAAAACACATTTGCCAGCAAAGGTGAGTTGAGCCAGTTGGGCAACCCTTGGTTTCCCGGTACTTCATGGGGTCTTACTTTGCACGTACCCATTTTCACAGGTTTCAGGCAGCGTTCGTTTATACAACAAGCCGATTTAAGGTTGCAACAATATCAAATTACTAAAACCCAGTTTGAGCAATCGTACCAAAACGAGGTATTTACAGCCCGTACATCGTACTTGCGCGCTCTTGAAAGCTATAACCTGCAAAAGAAAAACATGGAGTTGGCCACTGAAATTAAACGCATTGCCAAAATTAAACTTCAGGAAGGTTTAGGTACATCACTAGAGTACACAACTGCTGAAACTGAAAGCAATACAACTGAAACGAACCTTTTAATAGCCCTTTACGAACTGATGGTATCTGAACTTGAATACCGCAAGGCTACAGGGGGTAAAATACTTGAATAA
- a CDS encoding PKD domain-containing protein, whose amino-acid sequence MNRRILLTWVVFFLSVSVFAQKQANVWHFGINAGISFNSNPPFAVTNGSLVAYEGCASICAPSGQLLFYTDGQKVWSANHQLMPNGQGLAGHVSATQSSIIVPRPGHKDRYYIFTLDREGLSNGLKYSEVNMSLNLGFGDVTGTKNVSMITPLAEKLTVTRHSNGVDYWVLVHGTIEASNTANAANFYAFKITENGPATTPVTTTLGNAHLGASGKGTIGYMKFSPNGKKVALAVGVNSSNKFVELFDFDAENGTLSNPLTIDGYDIAPYGVEFSPDSKRLYVTSGKSLFQYTIPEVKNSSVLRFSQKEFTSDENLWAIQLGPDKKLYFCKQNTTLGTINFPNNDASTAGFTDNSISLNGKWAVQGFPNFITNYFADNYIVAENLCENQATQFGFLINGMDSIQWDFGDNSTYPGNRAKGFSPSYTYKSAGVYIVSATIYYNGNAETFNHQVTINRPPQFTLGNDTVLCKSQSLSVKLNLPGATYLWNNGSKVGNRVITTPGIHFVDVTSMGCVTRDSVKVTYNILNPDFSIDKAVQCFKGNSFTFTASDTKTANKWMIDDVASGSGTTKKVSFTTAGTHKITHILTSTSGCVDSVTKDVKVNADIKADFSVAVGNNCGVTNKFFFTNTSSYAGDYTIEFEVEGRKLDKSPIEWNFSKAGTYTVKLTAISSEGCSDVISKQVTVFEGPDAAFSTITHKSCDIDNRFTFKKSSPLKSYETIEWVSGTTVIKGKEEINLSFPAAGTYPIKLTVTNLAGCSVTTETDVVVYSSPTVSFTTSKNSTSCLGNNPVEFINTTTGDHPIQQFDWDFGDNTTSNDKNPVKTFAPNSSYLVSLTATNDKGCKVTAVNTVTTFEKPNADVTIKTLSACEANNRFEFSFANTNPSAPVSAYSWKDENGKVYYANPLPITFTTKGKNTLELKLVSKNGCEDISTHSVTVFENPKGTIAVNNDGQCLDLNAFKLSVNRSNDVEITNYVWKLGNGTELYTATPTANYLAPGKYNIQLEAKSAEGCEGSFDPIEVTVHPTPVFEIVSVEACDKQPARLKITGLDNFIPIREWLWDLGDGELSTEAQPSYTYQHSGSYTLTATAVSDKGCRYVTSKPNGVNVVKLPTADFSHYKKQWGFDETVIEFIPKVSGDVNSYNWDFGNGQSSTQQTVLITYEKAGYYTVGLEVANKTGCVTKISKEILIVPPFDAYVPTSFTPNGDGKNDYFGMDGVEFISSYKMQIFNRWGQEIFVSHDLNHRWDGRSDDVAMPTDMYSYAIKIIDAEGRPYALNGTIHLIR is encoded by the coding sequence TTGAATAGACGTATACTTTTAACCTGGGTTGTATTTTTTCTTTCTGTTTCTGTTTTTGCTCAAAAGCAAGCCAACGTTTGGCACTTTGGGATTAACGCAGGAATCAGTTTTAACAGCAACCCTCCTTTCGCAGTAACTAACGGTTCGTTAGTAGCCTACGAAGGGTGTGCTAGTATTTGCGCTCCTTCAGGTCAATTATTATTCTATACAGACGGACAAAAAGTTTGGTCGGCAAATCATCAGCTTATGCCAAACGGACAAGGTCTCGCAGGTCACGTTTCAGCCACACAATCATCAATTATAGTTCCCCGCCCCGGCCATAAAGACCGTTATTACATTTTTACTTTAGACCGTGAAGGTTTATCTAACGGTTTGAAGTACAGCGAGGTGAATATGTCACTAAATTTGGGCTTTGGTGACGTTACCGGTACCAAAAACGTATCAATGATTACCCCCCTTGCAGAAAAACTGACGGTTACCCGCCACAGCAACGGAGTTGATTATTGGGTTTTAGTGCACGGTACTATCGAGGCTTCAAATACTGCCAATGCAGCCAACTTCTACGCATTTAAAATTACCGAAAACGGCCCTGCTACTACCCCTGTAACTACCACTTTAGGCAATGCGCATTTGGGAGCTTCGGGCAAGGGTACCATCGGGTATATGAAATTTTCTCCCAACGGCAAAAAGGTTGCCCTTGCTGTTGGTGTTAATAGCTCAAACAAGTTTGTTGAGCTTTTTGATTTTGATGCCGAGAACGGAACACTATCAAACCCTCTTACAATTGACGGCTATGATATTGCCCCTTACGGTGTTGAGTTTTCTCCCGACAGTAAACGTTTGTACGTAACATCGGGTAAAAGTTTGTTTCAATATACCATCCCCGAGGTTAAAAACTCATCGGTGCTTCGCTTTTCACAAAAAGAATTCACCTCTGATGAAAACCTTTGGGCAATCCAGTTAGGCCCTGATAAGAAGTTATACTTCTGCAAGCAAAATACTACCCTTGGCACTATTAACTTCCCTAACAACGATGCTTCTACTGCCGGATTTACTGATAATTCAATCAGCTTAAACGGCAAATGGGCAGTGCAAGGCTTCCCTAATTTTATTACCAATTACTTTGCAGATAATTATATAGTTGCTGAAAACCTTTGCGAGAATCAAGCTACCCAGTTTGGTTTTCTTATAAACGGTATGGACTCTATCCAGTGGGATTTTGGTGATAACTCAACTTATCCGGGAAATCGTGCCAAAGGTTTTTCACCATCATATACCTACAAGTCTGCCGGTGTATATATTGTTTCGGCAACCATTTACTACAACGGAAACGCTGAAACCTTTAACCACCAAGTTACTATCAATCGTCCGCCTCAATTTACATTGGGCAACGATACTGTTTTGTGTAAATCACAATCTCTTTCTGTTAAACTTAACCTGCCGGGTGCTACCTACTTATGGAACAACGGTAGTAAAGTAGGCAACCGTGTTATTACAACTCCGGGTATCCACTTTGTTGATGTTACATCAATGGGTTGTGTTACAAGAGACTCGGTTAAAGTCACCTATAATATTTTAAACCCTGATTTCAGTATTGATAAAGCTGTACAATGCTTCAAAGGCAACTCTTTCACTTTTACAGCATCTGATACTAAAACAGCTAATAAGTGGATGATTGATGATGTAGCTTCCGGTAGCGGAACTACTAAAAAAGTTTCGTTTACAACAGCCGGAACCCATAAAATCACACACATACTAACTTCTACTTCCGGTTGTGTAGATTCTGTAACCAAGGATGTTAAAGTGAACGCTGATATTAAGGCCGACTTTAGTGTTGCCGTGGGTAATAATTGTGGTGTAACAAACAAGTTCTTCTTTACAAACACCTCTTCTTACGCAGGAGATTATACTATTGAGTTTGAAGTTGAAGGCAGAAAACTTGATAAATCACCTATCGAATGGAACTTTAGTAAAGCAGGTACCTATACGGTAAAACTAACTGCAATATCATCTGAGGGATGCAGTGATGTTATTAGCAAACAAGTAACAGTGTTTGAAGGTCCTGATGCAGCATTCTCTACCATAACTCACAAGTCGTGCGATATTGATAACCGTTTCACTTTCAAGAAAAGCAGCCCGCTGAAAAGTTATGAAACAATTGAGTGGGTTTCAGGGACTACTGTTATTAAAGGTAAAGAAGAAATCAATCTTTCATTCCCTGCAGCAGGTACCTATCCTATAAAATTAACGGTTACAAACCTTGCCGGTTGCAGCGTTACTACTGAGACAGATGTAGTTGTTTACTCATCTCCTACCGTTAGTTTCACTACTTCTAAAAACTCAACTTCTTGTTTAGGAAACAACCCCGTTGAGTTTATAAATACTACTACGGGCGACCATCCTATTCAACAGTTTGATTGGGATTTTGGTGATAATACAACCTCAAACGATAAAAACCCTGTTAAAACATTTGCTCCTAACTCAAGCTATTTGGTTTCGTTAACGGCTACCAACGATAAAGGCTGTAAAGTTACTGCTGTTAATACGGTGACTACTTTTGAAAAGCCCAACGCTGATGTAACCATAAAAACCTTAAGTGCTTGCGAAGCTAACAACAGGTTTGAGTTTTCATTTGCAAACACTAACCCATCTGCCCCTGTATCAGCGTACAGTTGGAAGGATGAAAACGGTAAAGTGTACTATGCTAACCCACTGCCAATTACCTTTACTACTAAAGGTAAAAATACCCTTGAGTTAAAGCTTGTATCTAAAAACGGTTGCGAAGACATTAGCACTCACTCGGTAACTGTTTTTGAAAATCCTAAAGGGACTATTGCAGTAAATAACGACGGACAATGTCTTGACCTTAACGCGTTTAAACTAAGTGTAAACCGCTCTAACGATGTTGAGATTACCAACTACGTTTGGAAACTAGGCAACGGTACTGAGCTGTATACAGCTACCCCTACAGCTAATTATTTAGCACCAGGTAAATATAACATCCAGCTTGAAGCTAAGTCGGCTGAGGGTTGCGAGGGAAGTTTTGACCCTATTGAAGTAACTGTGCACCCAACACCTGTTTTTGAAATTGTGAGCGTTGAGGCTTGTGATAAACAACCTGCCCGTTTGAAAATAACAGGACTGGATAACTTTATACCCATACGTGAGTGGTTGTGGGATTTGGGTGATGGAGAACTTTCTACTGAAGCCCAACCTTCGTACACATACCAACACAGTGGCAGCTACACTTTAACCGCAACTGCTGTTTCTGATAAAGGTTGCAGGTATGTAACTTCAAAACCCAATGGTGTAAATGTGGTTAAACTGCCTACGGCTGATTTTAGCCACTACAAAAAACAATGGGGTTTTGATGAAACTGTAATTGAGTTTATTCCTAAAGTTTCAGGTGATGTAAACTCATACAACTGGGATTTTGGTAACGGCCAATCATCAACTCAACAAACCGTACTGATTACTTACGAAAAAGCAGGATATTATACTGTAGGGCTGGAAGTGGCCAACAAAACCGGCTGCGTAACCAAAATAAGCAAAGAGATTTTGATTGTTCCTCCGTTTGACGCGTATGTTCCAACAAGCTTTACCCCCAATGGTGATGGTAAGAATGATTATTTTGGAATGGACGGCGTGGAGTTTATCAGCAGTTACAAAATGCAGATATTTAACCGTTGGGGACAAGAGATTTTTGTATCGCACGATTTGAACCACCGTTGGGACGGACGTTCTGACGATGTGGCTATGCCAACAGATATGTACTCATACGCCATCAAAATTATTGATGCTGAAGGAAGGCCTTATGCCCTTAACGGTACTATTCACCTTATCAGATAA
- a CDS encoding TetR/AcrR family transcriptional regulator, whose product METKETKETFCFKNVSYVYSFFTFATVLQLLLKILEGSENLFSRYGIKSITMDDVARELGISKKTLYQFVNDKNDLVEKTLEFYLQRHRHTCEVLGEDNKNPIDAMLAIGDFFCQQLKDTSPALMFDLRKYHSGAFQKLGEYKLACISEQLESNMVRGIKEGYYRPDVDTKIIPRLYMVMADAVLESPYFPRDKFKFEEVVKSMLNYHIHGIATPKGIEYLNKQYNKI is encoded by the coding sequence TTGGAAACAAAAGAAACAAAGGAAACGTTTTGTTTCAAAAATGTTTCTTACGTTTATTCTTTTTTTACCTTTGCCACCGTTTTGCAATTACTACTTAAAATATTAGAAGGGAGCGAAAACCTTTTCTCGCGGTACGGAATAAAGAGTATCACGATGGACGACGTTGCTCGTGAGCTAGGTATAAGCAAAAAAACTTTATACCAGTTTGTGAATGATAAAAACGATTTGGTTGAAAAAACCTTAGAGTTTTATCTGCAACGCCACCGACATACCTGCGAAGTACTTGGCGAGGATAACAAAAATCCCATTGACGCTATGTTGGCCATTGGCGACTTTTTTTGCCAGCAATTAAAAGATACCAGCCCTGCCTTGATGTTTGATTTGCGTAAATACCATTCGGGCGCATTTCAGAAACTGGGCGAATACAAATTGGCTTGCATATCCGAACAGCTTGAAAGCAATATGGTGCGTGGTATTAAAGAAGGTTACTACCGCCCCGATGTAGATACTAAAATCATTCCCCGTCTTTATATGGTTATGGCCGACGCAGTGCTTGAAAGCCCTTACTTTCCACGCGACAAATTTAAGTTTGAAGAGGTGGTGAAATCCATGCTAAACTACCACATTCACGGCATTGCAACCCCAAAAGGCATTGAATATTTAAACAAACAATACAACAAAATATAA
- a CDS encoding efflux RND transporter periplasmic adaptor subunit: MKNIIALALVAILAISCGKQETDKQKQLDAMKAEYADLGKKIEDLEKELSSKTSAADVAVPVKIQPLAATTFKRPVEMQGVVESDKNVIVGSEVAGRVVDVLVKEGQKVSEGQLIARVNGDITANSIQEVENALKLAEITYKKQKALRDQNVGTEMQLLQAENQRDALKKQLETLRSQYAKYNITSPVSGVVDDVMINNGENIMPGMLVARVVNNNQLKVTAQISERYVSAVQIGDSVYLKFPGINYTMGAKIGAVGQVIDPANRTFAITVNIFNNSQNLKPNLLSMVTIFDYVKPNAIAVPSNVISTDGAGSFVYVVEEKGGKAYAKRRAIKAGQTANALTEITEGLVAGDRIVTENTKGLADGTLISIVK, translated from the coding sequence ATGAAAAATATTATAGCATTGGCCCTTGTAGCAATATTGGCCATATCATGCGGAAAACAAGAAACCGACAAGCAAAAGCAGCTTGATGCAATGAAAGCTGAATATGCCGACTTGGGCAAAAAAATTGAAGACCTTGAAAAAGAACTTTCATCAAAAACCAGTGCTGCTGATGTAGCGGTGCCTGTAAAAATACAACCACTTGCTGCTACTACCTTTAAACGCCCTGTAGAAATGCAAGGTGTAGTAGAAAGCGATAAGAATGTGATTGTAGGTAGCGAAGTAGCCGGACGTGTAGTAGATGTATTAGTAAAAGAAGGCCAAAAAGTGAGCGAAGGCCAGTTAATTGCCCGTGTGAACGGTGATATTACTGCTAACTCTATACAAGAAGTTGAAAACGCTTTGAAACTGGCTGAGATTACCTACAAAAAACAAAAAGCCTTGCGCGACCAAAACGTAGGTACTGAAATGCAATTGTTGCAAGCTGAAAACCAACGCGATGCTTTGAAAAAACAACTTGAAACATTGCGCAGCCAATATGCCAAATACAATATCACTTCACCAGTAAGCGGTGTGGTAGATGATGTAATGATAAACAATGGCGAAAACATTATGCCCGGCATGCTTGTAGCCCGTGTGGTAAACAACAACCAGCTTAAAGTTACTGCTCAAATATCTGAAAGGTATGTATCAGCCGTACAAATTGGCGACTCAGTGTACCTTAAATTCCCCGGTATCAACTACACTATGGGCGCTAAAATAGGTGCTGTAGGTCAGGTTATCGATCCTGCAAACCGCACATTTGCTATCACTGTAAACATCTTCAACAACAGCCAAAACCTTAAGCCTAATTTGTTGTCGATGGTTACCATCTTTGATTATGTAAAACCTAACGCGATAGCTGTTCCATCAAATGTAATTAGTACAGATGGTGCAGGAAGTTTTGTATATGTAGTTGAAGAAAAGGGTGGCAAAGCCTATGCAAAAAGAAGAGCAATTAAAGCAGGACAAACTGCAAATGCACTTACTGAAATTACTGAAGGTCTTGTAGCCGGCGACCGTATTGTTACAGAAAATACAAAAGGTCTTGCCGATGGTACCTTGATTTCAATTGTAAAATAA
- a CDS encoding phosphatase PAP2 family protein codes for MNRIFCMIVPMKKISVVISFGVLFFLCATMSEAQTVLKLKRPLVYYTAGGSIGLAAGGYLVTQTTRPYTVAELATFDRNNLNAIDKQATYQYNTQAKFYSDVTAFTSVAIPAAMSLLPTIRKEFVTYNAVYAQCLLATMGQSMLLKGFINKARPYVYNTDAPLDRRLSRDAGHSFPSMHTSVSAAACFFAATTFSLYYPESKYKVPVWIGAVVLPALTGYLRNQSGRHFYSDIAGGYAIGAVNGILFPLLFRPRK; via the coding sequence ATGAACCGTATTTTTTGTATGATTGTACCGATGAAAAAAATAAGCGTTGTAATATCTTTTGGGGTACTGTTTTTTTTGTGTGCGACGATGAGTGAAGCCCAAACCGTACTGAAACTAAAAAGGCCATTGGTGTATTATACCGCAGGCGGAAGCATAGGTTTGGCGGCAGGCGGGTACTTGGTAACACAGACAACAAGGCCTTATACGGTTGCCGAGCTGGCAACGTTTGACCGTAACAACCTTAATGCAATTGACAAGCAAGCTACTTATCAATACAATACACAAGCTAAGTTTTACAGTGATGTTACTGCTTTTACCAGCGTTGCAATTCCGGCAGCAATGAGTTTGTTGCCTACCATACGCAAAGAGTTTGTAACGTATAATGCCGTTTATGCCCAATGTTTGTTGGCTACTATGGGACAAAGCATGCTGCTAAAAGGCTTTATTAATAAGGCAAGGCCCTATGTTTATAATACCGATGCTCCCCTTGATAGACGGTTGAGTCGTGATGCAGGGCATTCGTTTCCATCAATGCATACTTCTGTTTCTGCTGCTGCTTGCTTCTTTGCGGCCACTACTTTTAGCCTCTATTATCCTGAAAGTAAATATAAAGTACCTGTTTGGATAGGTGCTGTAGTATTGCCGGCATTAACCGGTTACCTGCGAAACCAAAGCGGACGACACTTTTATAGTGATATTGCAGGAGGATACGCCATAGGAGCAGTAAACGGAATACTTTTTCCGTTGTTGTTTAGGCCGAGAAAATAA